A region from the Mesomycoplasma hyopneumoniae J genome encodes:
- a CDS encoding glutamyl-tRNA amidotransferase subunit C — MDKEKILKLAKSLYFVPNEKVIYTILTEKDQMLARINYLHQFDTKNIQPLEKINSLPKGIEILFEDIPAFTSFREQLFDNSIHSSENQIIIKKVIDD; from the coding sequence GTGGACAAGGAAAAAATATTAAAACTTGCAAAATCTCTCTATTTTGTCCCAAATGAGAAGGTAATTTATACAATTTTAACTGAAAAAGATCAAATGTTAGCTCGAATTAACTATTTGCACCAGTTTGATACAAAAAACATTCAACCACTTGAAAAAATTAACTCACTGCCAAAAGGTATAGAAATTTTATTTGAGGATATTCCAGCTTTTACCAGTTTTAGAGAACAACTTTTTGACAATTCTATTCATAGCAGTGAAAACCAAATTATAATTAAAAAGGTAATTGATGACTAA
- a CDS encoding amidase family protein, with protein sequence MTKFQLSFQGALEKLKNDKNNTVAYFFQEKNNKKGVLANKFFSIKSNFATTEGVSHASSISLLNFKPSYNATVFQKLINAGAQPLVKVHNDELGLGGKGLFSAFGKIVNPLDKTKLIGGSSSGSAATINFVHFAIGSDTGDSIRRPASFIGKVGFKPSYGAVSRYGLFPYATSLDTVAWLTHNVLDSILVSQVVFGSDENDLTSVEIDVKNVEKTKPKKVAFLDLDAEIEDYVVKKLYKLRNILKSDQVEIEIIKPDLNLLKTILPVYEIISYSEATSNLSAINGITFGNTEKNLKWEEIFIRTRSDGFGLMLQKRLIWGSFFLEKDNQEHFFIKAKKMRTLIKNYYESILNKFDLVVFPAFYGIAPDIQGENSEKSDKITNFILAISNLVGNPSISLPLGSYKNLPFNLAVDSKINSDAELLGFSLYLEEKISEINNE encoded by the coding sequence ATGACTAAATTTCAGCTTAGTTTTCAAGGAGCACTTGAGAAATTAAAAAATGATAAAAATAATACGGTTGCTTACTTTTTTCAAGAAAAAAACAACAAAAAAGGTGTTTTGGCAAATAAATTTTTTAGCATCAAATCGAATTTTGCAACAACTGAAGGTGTTTCTCATGCTTCTTCAATTTCCCTTTTAAATTTTAAACCCTCTTATAATGCAACTGTTTTTCAAAAATTAATTAATGCCGGAGCACAACCACTTGTAAAAGTTCATAATGACGAGTTGGGTTTAGGTGGAAAAGGTCTTTTTTCAGCTTTCGGTAAAATTGTAAATCCTTTAGACAAAACAAAATTAATTGGCGGATCTTCATCTGGAAGTGCCGCAACAATTAATTTTGTTCACTTCGCAATTGGCTCAGACACCGGCGATTCGATTAGAAGGCCGGCTAGTTTTATCGGGAAAGTTGGATTTAAACCTTCATATGGTGCTGTATCCCGTTATGGATTGTTTCCTTATGCCACTTCGTTGGATACAGTAGCGTGGTTAACTCATAATGTTCTGGATTCTATTTTAGTATCACAGGTAGTTTTTGGTTCTGATGAAAACGACTTAACATCTGTTGAAATCGATGTTAAAAATGTTGAAAAAACAAAACCAAAAAAAGTTGCATTTCTTGATTTGGATGCTGAAATTGAAGATTATGTAGTAAAAAAACTCTATAAATTACGGAATATTTTAAAATCTGACCAGGTAGAAATAGAGATAATTAAACCAGATTTAAACCTATTAAAAACAATTCTACCTGTTTATGAAATAATTTCTTATTCAGAGGCAACCTCAAATTTATCTGCAATTAATGGGATAACTTTTGGGAATACTGAAAAAAATTTAAAATGAGAAGAGATTTTTATTAGAACAAGATCAGATGGTTTTGGTTTGATGCTGCAAAAAAGACTAATTTGAGGCTCTTTTTTTCTTGAAAAAGATAATCAAGAGCATTTTTTTATTAAAGCCAAAAAAATGAGAACTTTAATTAAGAATTATTATGAATCTATACTGAATAAATTTGATTTAGTAGTTTTTCCTGCTTTTTATGGCATTGCCCCTGATATTCAAGGTGAAAACAGTGAAAAAAGTGATAAAATTACTAATTTTATTCTAGCTATTTCAAATTTAGTTGGCAATCCATCAATTAGTTTGCCATTAGGTAGTTATAAAAATTTACCTTTTAATTTAGCGGTTGATTCAAAAATAAATTCTGATGCAGAATTGTTAGGATTTTCCCTTTATCTTGAAGAAAAAATAAGCGAAATTAATAATGAATAA
- the gatB gene encoding Asp-tRNA(Asn)/Glu-tRNA(Gln) amidotransferase subunit GatB: MNNKYLVTIGIEIHLELNTKAKMFSNSPNLRGEANQFFNLFDLAYLGTLPKINKEAVKKAIILAKALKMRISPILAFDRKNYFYPDLPKGFQISQQFHPIGKNGILKVGDFNVEIERIHLEEDTAKQIHKDNQTFFDYNRCGVPLIEIVTRPVISSSKLAAKYVDEIKKLTLFLGISDAKLENGSLRADINISVRPENQVEFNPKVEIKNINSISNIQKAAELEIQEQIYAYENGIKVKQVTKKFNDVIARNQILRLKTDAIDYKYFPEPNLPYIELKPDFVDKIQVPLTPSEIEKMLKKEGVSTFYINQILNNFNYWTYLNNSNPDNWSLSVKLFFSEIVPIINKLGFENLAIEFDFFGKIIQKHFNKELSNSEIRKIIEIKQTNKQFNLNDILSNIKEKKLSEAAIKNLLKEVVSEEFAQIEKNRQDKSKLFKFLIGKLMQKTKGNAEPIKVNQVLKEWLDSFN; encoded by the coding sequence ATGAATAATAAATATTTAGTCACAATTGGGATTGAAATTCATTTGGAATTAAATACAAAAGCAAAAATGTTTTCAAATTCACCGAATTTACGCGGTGAAGCAAATCAATTTTTTAATCTTTTTGATCTAGCTTATCTCGGAACTTTACCAAAAATTAATAAAGAAGCTGTTAAAAAAGCAATAATTTTGGCAAAAGCACTAAAAATGCGAATTTCACCAATTTTAGCTTTTGATCGAAAAAATTATTTCTACCCTGATTTGCCAAAAGGTTTTCAAATTAGTCAACAATTCCATCCCATTGGAAAAAATGGAATTTTAAAAGTTGGTGATTTTAATGTTGAAATTGAAAGAATTCATCTTGAAGAAGATACGGCAAAACAAATTCATAAAGATAATCAAACATTTTTTGATTATAATAGATGTGGGGTTCCCTTGATTGAAATTGTTACAAGACCTGTAATAAGTTCATCAAAACTAGCAGCAAAATATGTCGATGAAATTAAAAAATTAACCTTATTTTTAGGTATTTCTGATGCAAAATTAGAAAATGGATCACTTCGTGCTGATATAAATATTTCAGTTCGCCCTGAAAATCAAGTCGAATTTAATCCAAAAGTTGAAATAAAAAATATAAATTCAATTTCTAATATCCAAAAAGCCGCCGAACTTGAAATTCAAGAACAAATTTATGCCTATGAAAACGGTATAAAAGTCAAGCAAGTTACAAAAAAATTCAATGATGTTATTGCAAGAAATCAAATTTTAAGACTTAAAACAGATGCAATTGACTATAAATATTTTCCAGAACCTAATTTGCCATATATTGAACTAAAGCCAGATTTTGTTGATAAAATTCAGGTTCCACTTACCCCATCAGAAATAGAAAAAATGCTTAAAAAAGAAGGAGTTTCCACCTTTTATATTAATCAGATCTTGAATAATTTTAACTACTGAACCTACCTAAACAACTCCAATCCTGATAATTGAAGTTTAAGTGTTAAATTATTTTTTTCTGAAATTGTACCAATTATTAATAAGCTAGGGTTCGAAAATTTAGCAATAGAATTTGATTTTTTTGGGAAAATAATCCAAAAACATTTTAACAAAGAATTGTCAAATTCCGAAATTCGCAAAATAATTGAAATAAAACAAACAAACAAACAATTTAATTTAAATGATATTTTATCTAACATAAAGGAGAAAAAACTATCTGAAGCAGCAATAAAAAACTTGTTAAAAGAAGTAGTTAGTGAAGAATTTGCTCAGATTGAAAAAAATAGACAGGATAAGTCTAAATTATTTAAATTTTTAATAGGAAAATTAATGCAAAAAACAAAAGGAAACGCCGAACCAATTAAAGTCAATCAAGTTTTAAAAGAATGGTTAGATAGTTTTAACTAA
- a CDS encoding signal peptidase II, protein MYLKKIVNFTKTKYQLVGKKRFILNIIIGFSIILVFLLVDQLTKNLIFTWDEYEISTKKGFIKNISWGFIGFRPLLHQGVTSKINKIIGFVGIHIFAFFLTAILLILIPFSRKFSLTIFMATLLAGNWGNEIDRILNNNTVKDLLFLPYLPSSGTFNFADLFIFSGPIGIVLVHLINFLKNFDGRRMKKQPKEKADK, encoded by the coding sequence TTGTACCTGAAAAAAATAGTTAATTTTACCAAAACAAAATACCAACTTGTTGGAAAAAAACGATTTATTTTAAATATTATCATTGGTTTTTCAATTATTTTAGTTTTTTTGTTGGTTGACCAATTAACAAAAAATTTAATTTTTACTTGAGATGAATACGAAATTTCAACCAAAAAAGGCTTTATAAAAAATATTTCATGAGGTTTTATTGGTTTTCGGCCACTTTTGCACCAAGGTGTAACTTCTAAAATTAACAAAATCATTGGATTTGTGGGAATTCATATTTTTGCTTTTTTTTTGACAGCGATTCTTTTAATTTTAATACCTTTTAGTAGAAAATTTTCACTCACTATCTTTATGGCAACACTTTTAGCGGGTAACTGAGGAAACGAAATTGACCGAATTTTAAACAATAATACCGTAAAAGATTTGCTTTTTTTACCATATTTACCCTCAAGTGGTACATTTAATTTTGCTGATTTATTTATTTTTTCTGGACCAATTGGTATTGTTTTAGTTCATCTTATTAATTTTTTAAAGAATTTTGATGGAAGAAGAATGAAAAAACAACCAAAAGAAAAGGCTGACAAATAA
- the ileS gene encoding isoleucine--tRNA ligase, whose translation MDKNFYKNSLNIFNSNFSMKANLSEKDKFYADFWEKNQIYQQILRKRRGNPRFILHDGPPYANGDIHIGHALNKILKDIIVRYKTMAGFYSPFVPGWDTHGLPIENKIINQIGSKSTLEIRRKSNDFANSQILAQMKQFKKLNLLTDFKQIYQTNTPNYEAKQLKLFKKMVSRGLVYRALKPVYWSPSSQSALAEAEIEYLEYRSPSLFTSFDIKKGNNFVAENDKLIIWTTTPWTLIANSGVAVGENFDYVRIKNGENFYVLAANLLEKLAVIFDWKHYEIIDNFPGRAILGIKYLHPIFEKICPIVSGNHVSLDVGSGLVHLAPLFGEDDYWIGRENNLEMVMHVNDDGKFNENAGQFSGQFYADSNKLITEFLEKKSKILHLSFIDHSFPHDWRTLKPVIYRGTPQWFVSIEKIKKDLEKAIEEIEFPENWLKKRLTKMVVERKDWLISRQRSWGIPLIIFYDQNKDPVLDKPEIFDYIISLVEKFGSRIWYEKTTDELLPEKYQNLGWTKENDILDVWFDSGVSFFAANISDEKPPFDIYFEGSDQYRGWFNSSLINSVIYFGFSPYKKLLSHGFVVDAKGNKMSKSRGNGVDPLLILSKYGCDIFRLWVANSEYYNDIVYSEAIFEQNVEIYRKIRNTVRFLITNLADFKPTKYELTEVDLYIFNKIQKLKNEIIQNYDQNRFVRVVKIINNFIIEFSNFYLSIVKDILYADKKESLKRRQVQYNLYELLQVLNIAIAPIMPTTAEEIYSFIQKNNKQISVHMEEFFKESHFDEELDAKWNEFFQIKDSVYQLIEQKIKSKEIKRPNEVGVLLKTDSDFIKSIDLKKLLMVAKVEFSNGKTEILQLNWEKCPRCWNHFEKINKVCARCFEVLSEIVPEKNS comes from the coding sequence ATGGATAAAAATTTTTATAAAAATTCATTAAATATTTTTAATTCTAATTTTTCAATGAAAGCAAATTTGTCAGAAAAAGACAAATTTTATGCTGATTTTTGAGAAAAAAATCAGATTTACCAGCAAATTTTAAGAAAAAGACGCGGAAATCCGCGGTTCATCCTACACGACGGGCCACCATATGCAAACGGTGATATTCACATTGGCCATGCGCTTAATAAAATTTTGAAGGATATTATTGTTCGTTATAAAACTATGGCGGGATTTTATTCACCTTTTGTTCCAGGTTGAGATACTCATGGTCTGCCAATTGAGAATAAAATTATCAACCAAATTGGCTCAAAATCGACACTAGAAATCCGTAGAAAATCAAATGATTTTGCAAATTCACAAATTTTAGCACAGATGAAGCAGTTTAAAAAGTTAAATTTATTAACTGATTTTAAACAAATTTACCAAACAAACACGCCTAATTATGAGGCAAAACAACTAAAATTATTTAAAAAAATGGTCAGTCGCGGACTTGTTTATCGGGCACTAAAGCCAGTTTATTGATCGCCAAGTAGCCAAAGTGCGCTTGCAGAAGCCGAAATTGAGTATCTTGAATACCGTTCACCGTCTTTATTTACGAGTTTTGATATAAAAAAAGGTAATAATTTTGTCGCTGAAAATGATAAATTAATAATTTGAACCACCACACCTTGAACATTAATTGCCAATTCCGGAGTCGCTGTTGGAGAAAATTTTGATTATGTTCGCATAAAAAATGGAGAGAATTTTTATGTTCTAGCAGCTAATTTACTAGAAAAATTAGCTGTTATTTTTGACTGAAAACACTATGAAATTATAGATAATTTTCCTGGAAGGGCGATTTTGGGAATCAAATATCTTCACCCAATTTTTGAAAAAATTTGTCCAATTGTTTCTGGAAACCATGTAAGTTTAGATGTTGGATCTGGACTTGTTCATTTGGCGCCACTTTTTGGTGAGGATGACTACTGAATTGGAAGAGAAAACAACCTTGAAATGGTAATGCATGTAAATGATGATGGAAAATTTAATGAAAATGCAGGTCAATTTTCCGGGCAGTTTTATGCTGATTCCAATAAATTAATAACAGAATTTTTAGAAAAAAAGTCAAAAATTTTGCACCTAAGTTTTATAGATCACTCATTCCCACATGATTGAAGAACTTTAAAACCGGTAATTTATCGCGGAACGCCGCAATGGTTTGTCTCAATTGAAAAGATTAAAAAAGATCTTGAAAAAGCAATAGAAGAAATTGAATTCCCGGAAAATTGACTCAAAAAAAGGCTGACAAAAATGGTAGTCGAACGAAAAGATTGACTGATCTCACGTCAGCGAAGTTGGGGAATTCCGTTGATTATTTTCTATGATCAAAATAAAGATCCTGTCCTTGATAAGCCAGAAATTTTTGATTATATAATTTCACTTGTTGAAAAATTTGGTTCTAGAATTTGGTATGAAAAAACTACTGATGAACTTTTACCAGAAAAGTACCAAAATTTAGGTTGAACTAAGGAAAATGATATTCTAGATGTCTGATTTGATTCCGGTGTTAGTTTTTTTGCTGCAAATATTAGCGATGAAAAACCTCCTTTTGATATTTATTTTGAAGGTTCGGACCAATATCGCGGTTGATTCAACTCGTCTTTGATAAATTCTGTAATTTATTTTGGATTTTCTCCTTATAAAAAATTACTTTCTCACGGTTTTGTTGTTGATGCAAAGGGGAATAAAATGTCAAAATCCAGGGGAAATGGAGTTGACCCACTCTTAATTTTAAGCAAATATGGCTGCGATATTTTTCGTCTTTGAGTTGCAAACAGCGAATATTATAATGATATTGTGTATTCTGAGGCGATTTTTGAGCAAAATGTTGAAATTTATCGCAAAATTCGCAACACAGTAAGGTTTTTAATCACCAATTTAGCCGATTTTAAGCCAACAAAATACGAATTAACTGAAGTGGATTTATATATTTTCAATAAAATTCAAAAATTAAAAAACGAAATTATTCAAAATTATGATCAAAATCGCTTTGTTCGAGTTGTCAAAATTATTAATAATTTTATTATTGAATTTTCGAATTTTTATCTTTCAATTGTCAAGGATATTTTATACGCAGATAAAAAAGAGTCCTTAAAAAGACGGCAAGTTCAGTATAATTTATATGAACTTTTGCAGGTTTTAAATATTGCAATTGCACCAATTATGCCAACGACTGCCGAAGAAATTTACAGTTTTATACAAAAAAATAACAAGCAAATTTCAGTTCATATGGAAGAATTCTTTAAAGAGTCACATTTTGATGAAGAATTAGACGCAAAATGAAACGAATTTTTCCAAATTAAGGATTCAGTTTACCAACTAATTGAGCAAAAAATTAAGTCAAAGGAAATTAAACGACCAAATGAAGTAGGTGTTTTACTAAAAACTGACTCAGACTTTATAAAATCAATCGACCTTAAGAAGTTGTTAATGGTTGCAAAAGTTGAATTTTCTAATGGAAAAACGGAAATTTTACAACTAAATTGAGAAAAATGCCCAAGATGTTGGAATCATTTTGAAAAAATAAACAAAGTATGTGCGCGTTGTTTTGAGGTTTTAAGTGAAATTGTACCTGAAAAAAATAGTTAA
- a CDS encoding DNA topoisomerase (ATP-hydrolyzing): MNKSLDSVINSQLEKILAEKFIRYSKYVIQQRAIPDVKDGLKPVQRRILYSMWQLGLKNSKNYKKSARVVGDVIGKYHPHGDSSIYDALVRLAQEWKMNSPLVEMHGNKGSIDDDPPAAMRYTEVRLAEISEHLLELISKNVVSFCPNFDDSEKEPTILPAIFPNLLINGAIGIASGFATEIPPHNLGEVIDAAILMIKNPGITIEEISTIILGPDFPTGGIVYGKSGIFDAFKTGKGKIKISSDYKIFEKNGQNVIEITSIPFGISKSSLIEEIDDIRFDVKIYGIKNVIDQSDQNGVSILIELEQDGNPDLIINYLLQKTHLQIHYSYNSVAICDNSPKLLSIKEMIFYYLEHLRKIKLAEFNFELYKNKKRLEIITGFLKVADITDEVIKVIRASDNSKVGVVNDLIKFFNFSQTQAEAIASMRLYRLSKIEQQIYLEESKNLEKNITKFKKLIENKDEFDKNLINMLTDFKKHHGKPRKTRIIDSDIKIKINKDELVKDEFFYFWITKSGLYKKLDIKNSLPDEIEKTQLPNGDFFIFQGIINQKQKAVFLTNKGEIAILAVHQIPELNLKNSPNNLKITLGIPNNQQILSVFFADSFESSQFLIFISKFSFAKRMNLDQLMKIKQKKLQNIFRFKEGDELISVFLEEKLKNIVLITTQNRALKMSISEIPIYTRNSTGIKIFRHRKNEFISASQTIESSESLAVIDFNSQFEKINTENLFFGNKILTPKNFKTKLDFSLSPKSIIIYNENLQIFEFGEGLKIFSLNDFRKLKTNQKKDYKFFLPNIQSGKNHIKNNNFLLKSNSNDQNSISKNDSTLEEKLRKVSEIDIDLILKKIEKDDK; encoded by the coding sequence ATGAATAAAAGTCTTGATTCAGTAATTAATTCCCAGCTAGAAAAAATTTTAGCAGAAAAATTTATCCGTTATTCAAAATATGTAATTCAACAACGGGCAATTCCAGATGTCAAAGACGGCCTAAAACCGGTTCAGAGGCGAATTCTTTATTCAATGTGACAGTTGGGGCTAAAAAATAGTAAAAATTACAAAAAATCTGCTAGAGTTGTCGGTGATGTAATCGGAAAATATCATCCTCATGGTGATTCTTCAATCTATGATGCTCTTGTCAGACTTGCCCAGGAATGAAAAATGAATTCTCCGCTTGTGGAAATGCACGGAAATAAAGGGTCAATTGATGACGATCCACCTGCCGCGATGCGATATACAGAGGTTAGATTGGCTGAAATTAGTGAGCATTTACTTGAATTAATTTCGAAAAATGTTGTAAGTTTTTGCCCTAATTTTGATGATAGTGAAAAAGAACCAACAATTTTACCTGCAATTTTCCCAAATTTATTAATAAATGGGGCAATTGGAATTGCAAGTGGATTTGCAACTGAAATCCCCCCGCATAATTTAGGCGAAGTGATCGATGCAGCAATTTTGATGATTAAAAATCCAGGAATTACAATTGAAGAAATTTCTACTATAATTTTAGGTCCTGATTTTCCAACAGGCGGAATTGTTTATGGAAAATCAGGTATTTTTGATGCTTTCAAAACTGGAAAAGGCAAAATAAAAATAAGCTCTGATTATAAAATTTTCGAAAAAAATGGGCAAAATGTAATTGAAATTACCTCGATTCCTTTTGGAATTTCAAAGTCAAGTTTAATCGAAGAAATTGATGACATTCGTTTTGATGTAAAAATTTATGGGATTAAAAATGTAATTGATCAATCCGATCAAAATGGAGTTTCCATTTTGATCGAACTCGAACAGGACGGAAATCCTGACCTAATTATTAATTATCTACTACAAAAAACTCATCTACAAATACATTATTCTTATAATTCCGTTGCAATTTGTGATAATTCACCAAAACTTTTGTCAATCAAGGAGATGATTTTTTACTATCTTGAGCATTTAAGAAAAATTAAGCTTGCCGAATTTAATTTTGAACTTTACAAAAATAAAAAAAGATTAGAAATTATTACTGGGTTTCTCAAAGTTGCCGATATTACTGACGAAGTTATTAAGGTTATTCGCGCATCTGATAATTCAAAAGTTGGGGTAGTTAATGATTTAATTAAATTTTTTAACTTTAGCCAAACCCAAGCAGAGGCAATTGCATCAATGCGTTTATACCGTCTTTCGAAAATTGAGCAGCAAATTTACCTTGAAGAATCAAAAAATTTAGAAAAAAACATTACTAAGTTCAAAAAACTTATTGAAAATAAAGATGAATTTGATAAAAATTTAATAAATATGTTAACTGATTTTAAAAAACATCACGGAAAACCGCGAAAAACTAGGATAATTGACTCTGATATTAAGATAAAAATTAACAAAGATGAATTAGTAAAAGATGAGTTTTTTTATTTTTGAATAACAAAATCGGGACTTTATAAAAAATTAGATATAAAAAATTCTCTCCCTGATGAAATAGAAAAAACTCAGCTTCCAAATGGAGATTTTTTCATTTTTCAAGGTATAATTAACCAAAAACAAAAAGCAGTTTTTCTAACTAATAAAGGGGAAATAGCAATTTTAGCTGTGCATCAAATTCCTGAATTAAATCTGAAAAACTCACCTAATAATTTAAAAATAACTTTAGGAATCCCAAATAATCAACAAATTTTAAGTGTTTTTTTTGCTGATAGTTTTGAAAGTAGTCAATTTTTAATTTTTATTTCCAAATTCAGTTTTGCTAAAAGAATGAATTTGGACCAATTAATGAAAATTAAGCAAAAAAAATTACAAAATATCTTTCGATTCAAGGAAGGTGATGAGCTAATTAGTGTTTTTTTAGAAGAAAAATTAAAAAATATTGTTCTAATTACCACACAAAACCGCGCTCTAAAAATGAGTATATCAGAAATTCCAATTTATACTAGAAATTCCACAGGTATAAAAATTTTCAGACACCGAAAAAATGAATTTATCAGTGCCAGTCAAACTATTGAAAGCTCAGAATCACTTGCAGTTATTGACTTTAATTCACAGTTTGAAAAAATTAATACTGAAAATTTGTTTTTTGGAAATAAAATTCTTACTCCAAAAAACTTTAAAACAAAGCTTGATTTTTCCCTGAGCCCAAAAAGCATAATAATTTATAACGAAAATTTGCAAATTTTTGAATTTGGAGAAGGATTAAAAATTTTTAGTTTAAATGATTTTAGAAAGCTAAAAACTAATCAAAAAAAAGATTATAAATTCTTTTTACCAAATATTCAATCGGGAAAAAACCACATAAAAAACAACAACTTTTTGCTAAAAAGCAATTCTAATGATCAAAATTCTATATCAAAAAATGACTCAACTTTAGAAGAAAAACTTCGGAAAGTAAGTGAAATTGATATTGATTTAATTCTGAAAAAAATAGAAAAGGATGACAAATAA
- a CDS encoding DNA gyrase/topoisomerase IV subunit B: MTYSVEKLKLLKGLEAVRKRPGMYIGSTDKNGLHQLIWEIFDNAIDEAIAGFANEISLIINSDNSIEISDNGRGIPTEIHKKTGKTGVELVFSELHSGAKFSTDIYKTAGGLHGVGSSVVNALSEKLEVYINRDKKLFYTSFINGGKIETRTKIIGKSATTGTKIRFWPDFSLFSHSEFDSEMIISRLRETCFLINNLKINFFDTKNNIEKKFLCERGIESFIEFLNNDQEKIHDKVITFKEKMQEIIVEFGFQYVNSQQENIISFVNNVKTNLGGSHENGFKSGFLKAINTYGQQNNLLKTKQILEFSDAKVGLSAVLSLRIPESILEFVGQTKNKLSTILAKTVTEEVIFTNLMTFFALNKEVASKIINFILETYTQRQKSKLSIIESKTSKSITKEKRILSGKLTPANSKKAMNRELFLVEGESAGGSAKLARNREFQAILPLKGKIVNAQKTRLIDLLKNEEIIAIISALGTGIGQNFNLKNLNYGKIIIMTDADNDGAHIQILILTFLFLHMRPLIEKGFVYIAQPPLYRISEKGRKDIYIWDEEKFEKYIKNSTNLQIQRYKGLGEMNANQLWQTTMDPERRTLEKVLIENYPKVEKNFQILMGERADLRKSWIEKNVNFSLEDKFIENLKETIYE, encoded by the coding sequence ATGACCTACTCAGTAGAAAAATTAAAACTTTTAAAAGGGCTTGAAGCGGTCCGCAAACGCCCGGGAATGTATATTGGATCAACTGATAAAAACGGATTACACCAGCTAATTTGGGAAATCTTTGATAATGCAATTGACGAGGCAATTGCTGGATTTGCAAATGAAATTTCACTAATAATTAATAGTGATAATTCTATTGAAATTAGTGATAATGGGCGCGGAATCCCGACAGAAATTCATAAAAAAACCGGAAAAACTGGCGTTGAATTAGTTTTTAGCGAGCTCCATTCAGGAGCGAAATTTTCTACTGATATCTACAAAACCGCTGGTGGCCTTCATGGTGTTGGCTCTTCAGTTGTTAATGCTCTTTCTGAAAAACTAGAAGTCTATATAAATCGGGATAAAAAATTGTTCTATACTAGTTTTATTAACGGTGGAAAAATTGAAACTCGAACTAAAATTATAGGAAAAAGCGCTACAACTGGGACAAAAATCAGATTTTGACCTGATTTTTCCCTTTTTTCACATTCAGAATTTGACTCAGAAATGATAATTTCGCGCCTACGCGAAACTTGTTTTTTGATTAACAATCTAAAAATCAATTTTTTTGATACAAAAAACAATATTGAAAAAAAGTTTCTCTGCGAAAGGGGAATCGAAAGTTTTATTGAATTTTTGAACAATGATCAAGAAAAAATTCATGATAAAGTTATTACTTTTAAAGAAAAAATGCAGGAAATCATAGTGGAATTTGGATTTCAGTATGTTAATTCACAGCAAGAAAATATTATCTCTTTTGTCAATAATGTAAAAACAAATTTAGGGGGAAGTCACGAAAATGGTTTTAAATCCGGTTTTTTAAAGGCAATTAATACTTACGGCCAACAAAATAATTTACTTAAAACTAAGCAAATTTTAGAATTTAGTGATGCAAAAGTTGGACTTTCAGCTGTTTTATCACTGCGAATTCCTGAATCAATTCTTGAATTTGTTGGGCAAACAAAAAATAAATTATCAACTATTTTAGCAAAAACAGTTACAGAAGAGGTAATTTTTACAAATTTAATGACTTTTTTTGCACTAAATAAAGAAGTTGCAAGTAAAATAATCAATTTTATACTAGAAACTTATACCCAAAGACAAAAGTCAAAATTAAGCATAATTGAGTCAAAAACAAGCAAATCAATTACAAAAGAAAAGCGGATTTTATCAGGGAAATTAACCCCAGCAAATTCAAAAAAAGCTATGAATCGCGAGCTTTTTTTGGTTGAAGGTGAATCGGCAGGTGGTTCTGCAAAACTTGCAAGAAACCGTGAGTTTCAAGCAATTTTACCTTTAAAAGGTAAAATTGTAAACGCCCAAAAAACAAGATTAATTGATCTATTAAAAAATGAGGAAATTATCGCAATTATTAGTGCATTAGGAACTGGAATTGGCCAGAATTTTAACCTTAAGAACCTAAATTATGGCAAAATTATCATTATGACTGACGCTGACAATGACGGAGCCCACATCCAAATTTTAATTTTAACCTTTCTTTTTTTGCATATGCGGCCTTTAATCGAAAAAGGTTTTGTCTATATTGCTCAACCGCCCTTATATCGAATTAGTGAAAAGGGGAGAAAAGATATTTATATCTGGGATGAGGAAAAGTTCGAAAAATACATCAAAAACAGTACAAATTTGCAAATTCAGCGCTATAAAGGACTTGGGGAAATGAATGCAAATCAGCTTTGGCAAACGACAATGGACCCCGAGAGGCGAACTTTGGAAAAAGTTTTAATTGAAAATTATCCAAAAGTAGAGAAAAATTTTCAAATTTTAATGGGGGAAAGAGCTGATCTAAGAAAGAGCTGAATTGAAAAAAACGTTAATTTTTCCCTTGAAGACAAATTTATTGAAAATTTAAAGGAAACAATTTATGAATAA